TCGCCCGCACGAAGATGGGATGATAAGCGGCGCAGTGCCCGCAATTTGGATCATAGAACACGATCACGGTCGGCCCGCCCGCCTTGCCGACGAACGGCGTGCCTTCGCTCAAGAAGTCGCGCCACGGCACCACGCGCCCGTCGTCGTCGAAGCGGCATGGGCGCATCTCGCGTAGCTTGGCGGCGTCAATGAACTTCGGCAGCGCCGTCCCCACGATGTCCTCGACCTCGCCGCGCGTCTTGCCTTGGTCGAGCGGTCGCGTGCCGAGTCGGTCCACGAACAGCAGGACGCCTACGAGCACTCCCGTGGCCACGAACAGGCCCCCGCCAGCCGCCGCGAGTTCGACCAGTCGCGCGCTCTCCGGCACCGGGGCGAATCCTCCGCGCCACCGCAACGCACCATGCAACACCGCCAGCGCTGCGACTACCACCGCCGACAGCGTGCACAGCACGCACCAAGCGTGCGCCACGAACGCCATCGTGTAGACGAGGTAACCGGAATAAATTAGCGCCACCACCACCGTGATCTCTCCGGCGGCATGCAGCCGGCGCGCCCAGGGAGGAACCATGAAAATCTTGGCAAACGACACCAGCGCCAACGCGAAATAGAAGGCGTATCCCCAAGCCGCATTGGAAACCCCGAGCAGATGGCTCGAGGGCAACGCGCCTACTTCCTCGCACCCGCCGCGCTCCGCCGGAGCCACCGCCGCCGGCTTCGTCAGTCCGAGACAACCTTGGTCGAAGCCGCGCGCCTTCTGCACCCAGAGGTGCAACGCAAGCACCATGCCCGCGAGCGACAGCCAGAGTATCAGCCGGTTGATCATGCCACGCGGCAATGACTACGCCGAAGGCACCACCCGCAGCAACTTGTCGCGCTGCAGCTGGTCGAGGAACGCCAGCGCCTCGCGCTCGCACGTCGCACGCTCGACCTCGAACTCGCCGAGCAGGCGGTCGACGAGCGCCGCGACTGTCATCGGCTGCTCGATCAGCGCCCAGATGCGGCTGCCGACCTCGTTCATGTTGTAGTATTCGCCGTTCTCGATCGAGAGCAGCACGACTTTGCCATCTAGATCGCCCGACACCTGGTCGGAGCTGCGGACGACGGACGTGGTAAGTGCAAGGGGAGGAAGCGCGGACATTACGTGGCCCGCGCAACCTTTTGCCAGCACCGCGCGACATTGCACGGCCGAAATCGCTCAAAATACCAACTCGCCGTTCGCGTCGAGGTAGCCGAAACGCCGCATCACGTCGCCATGGTCCGCCACTACCTGGGCGACCTGCTGCGGAGTGAGCGCCTCCCGCCAGGAGCCGATCTCGCCCTTGCGAAAAAAGGACTTCGCGCGCGCCATCTTCTCGGCGAAGCCCGTTTTCTCCTCCTGCGCGCGCAGTTCCTCGAAGCGGCTGAACTCGATCGCCTTTTTCAACCGCGTCGGATCGTCCGGCAATCCCGCGAAACGCGCCGCCGCGCCGAAAGTCTCCTCGGACCGCAGCTTCATGTCTTCATAGCGCACCACATGGACCCGCACGCCCGGCGCGTCGGCCCAGCTCCGCACGTGATTGCTCCACGAGAGGAGTTTTTGCCGAAGCTGGTTCGCTTCGGTGGCATCGGTTTCGCAAAACGAATTCTCGTCTCGCGCCATCTGCCGGATCACGCGATCAAACCGGTCATGCCCGCCGTGGTGCGCGAACGATACGGCCACATCGAGCGGGTTGCGCACGAAATACAAAGCCGCTGCCGTTGCCTCCGCGGGGATCAGCGCCCGCCCATCCGACAAAAACGTGTAGGCGTCGTGCACTTTGCAATAGAGCGTCTCCTTCGCCTCGCGCGCCTGATGCAGATACACCTCCGGACGCAGCGCATCGATCTCCTCGAAGGTCAGTTCGCCTGAATCGTAGCCGAGCGCCTCGTCGAAAACCCCGCGCGCACTCGCGATCGGTCCGCCGTCGAGCGCGTTGATCTGCGCGGGCGTGTCTGCGTCGCGCAGGAAATTCGTCAGGAACGTGCGGAACCACGTGTTGCCTGACTTCGGGTAGGACGCGAGCCAGACGATGCCTTTCATGCCCGCAGGTCGGCTTCGATTGCGGCAACGAGTTCCGGGAGCTTGAACTCGCTGCGGTCGGGCCGCTCGACCGCCGCCAACCCCGCCTGCTGCGCCAGCCGCAACGCATGTTGAAAATGGCCGGTTTTCCCCTCGACAGCAGCGAGAAATCCGAAGCGATACGTTTGGTTCTTGAGCACCGCGAATTTCGCGGGCCCGAGCACCGGCTCGATCGACAGGTCGGGCTTGTTGTGCGGACGCAGCACGAAGAGCTTCCGAATCGGTCGCGGCGCGGTCGCGAACTCCCTCCCCAGCGGGACGGCGCGCTTCTCGAGCTTATTGCGGATCCGGCGCAGACCGTCCGGCGAAATCTCGAGCTGGCGCAGCGAGTCGAGCCAGAGCTTGGCCTGTGGAAAACCCGGCTCGGCGAACATCCGCCCGCCCGCCCCCGGTCGCACGACGCAGAGATCGTCCGTCAGCACCGCTCGCCCGCGCTGCCGAAACGCCGTCGCCAACGTCGATTTGCCGACGCCGGAACGGCCGAGAAAAACCACCGCTTCGCCGTCCCACTCGATCGCGCTCGCGTGCAGCACCAAATCGCCCCGCTGGTGCAACAGCGCGCCGATCGCCGAGCCGAGCAGAAACACCCGCACATCCTCATCGTCGGCCTGCGCCGCGCGATCGATCGTGATCCGCCGGCCCTGTTCGACGAGATAAGTCGCGACGCCATCGACCTGCAGCCGCAACGCGTCGGCCGCCGCCTGAAAGCGCACGCCATGTTTCAGCGTGCCCGGCAGCTCGGCCGGCACCTGACCGTAGACAATTTCGACATCCACCGGCTCCGCTCCGGTCGTCGCCGTCAGCTCCGGCAAATCCAGTTCCGACCGCATGCGCAGACCGAAACCCATGTGCACCCGCGCAGACTCGCTCACGGCAGGAAACCTCCTGCACACGCGAGCCGCGTGTTCGGTGTGCCAACGCTGGAAATCGAAGGGTATCGGAGCATTCGGGAGATCGCCCGGGTTTGTGCACGAGCCGCTCAAAAACGCACGGCCGAAATCGCCTCTTCTGCCGGCTCCGCCGCGATCAGCCGCACGCCCGGGTCGGCGGAAATCTCGTAAGCCAAACGCAACCGCCCTCCGCGCGCCGCGATCGCGTCCGGCACGCCGCGCAGCCGCTCCGGCATCGTCAGGCTGCAATGAAAATCCTCGAGCGCGTGCGCGGCGAAAAGCTGTAGCCGCGTCAGCAGTTGCAGCGCGCTCGCCGCATGCGCCGGCACGAAAATGCTCCGCTCCGGCAGCCGTCCCGCCGCATCCGGCACGAGCGCGTCCGTCCGCCCCGCATCGAGGACGAACACCGGTCCGAGCCGCTCGATGTCCCAGCTCCCGCCGCCAGCCAGCCCCGCGCGCACGAAACCCAGATCGACCTCGATTCGCTCCGGCAGAAAAAAGCCTCCCGCGCGCAACTGCGGCGCCAGCGCCCGCGTGACGGCCACCTGCGGCTCTTTCTTCAACGCCCGCCGCAACACCTCGGCCACGACGATATGCGGCCGGTCATTCTCCGCGAAACGCACCGCCGCCGCGTCGCCGCAAATCGTCGCGCGCAACGACCGCTCGACGCCCAGGTCCGCCGCCAGCCGGCGCGCATCGCCCAGCGAAGCCTCGTGGATATCCAGCAAACTCACCTGCACTTCCGCCGGCGAATAGCGCGCCGCCATTGCCAGCGCCATCGGCGCCGCCGGACCGCACCCGGCCTCGACGAGGTGGATCGTCTCGCCGGGGAATTTCTCCTGCGCCGCCCGCACCGCCGCATCGAGCGCGCGCAGGTAAACCGCGGTGCGCAGATGTTCACGCAGGCAGAGCACCGCCCGTTGAGGGGAGATTGCTTCTCCGCCCGGCAGCGGTGTGGGATGCGTCCCGGTCGAGTCCGGCGGATCGATGCGGACCGCGTCCATTCCCAAGCGCTCCAGCGCCCAACCGCACCAGGCGTGGGCGGCGGTCAGGTGTTCCTGCGGCGCGCGCGTCTCGTCGATGAGGCAGGTCGTCCACTCGTCAAAAGCTCTGCGCTCAGCATTCACCCATCGAACCGACGCCGTCGGCGTCACCGGCGCAAGGGCAATTCGCATTCGGCGTAAATCGCGACATTGCTTCGCTCCGCCTGATCGTTTTGCTCCGCTCAATCCCGTCGCAGCCGTGCCCCTCGATCGAATCGTTCATTTCCTTAACGAAATCGGCATCCCTCTCCAGGAGCGCGCCCTCCCCGCGGGCACTTTCGTGCCTGGCATCCTCATCGAAAACGGCGGTCTCGTGATCGATCGCGCACGGCTCGCCTACCCGGGCGATCTCCTGCACGAGGCCGGACACATCGCGGTGACGCCCCCCTCGCAACGCGCTGCGTTGAACGGCGACCTCGGCAGCACGATGGCGGACGAGATCGCCGCCCAAGCCTGGTCCTACGCCGCCGCGCGCCACATCGGAATCGATCCAACGGTCGTTTTTCATCCCGCAGGCTATCGCGGGGCTTCCGAATCTTTGCTCGCAGCCTTCGCCGGACCCGGCGCACCGGGAGCTCCCCTGCTCGAGTGGTTCGGTCTCACCCACGCGCAGGACAATGGCAGCGGTGCGCCTGTGTTTCCGCGCATGAGCGGCTGGCTGCGCCCCGAGCCTGCGCCCGCGACTGCCTGACCGATTCGCTTCCCAGTCCGCAGGCCGGCTTAGGCCGTCGCACGGATATCGCGCCGCCGATCACGCAATCGCTCGCAGCAGCCGAATTCGAAAGCAGCCGCGTGATCGATCCGCCGCGCGCTCACAGCCACACTTTGTTCCGCTCTCGACGTGCCGGATACATGTTCAGGTATTGGACAATGCGCGGCCGCGCGCCGTGATTCGGACTCGCGCCGTGCGGGAGCTTGTCGCTCCAGATAACGAGGTCGCCCGCGCGTCCGCCGATGTGCTTCACGCCGAGCGCGTGCAAGTCCTGTTGGCGCGGATCCGTGCCCGTCGGCAACGCATCGAGCCACGCCTCGAGCCGCCGGTGGAAACCCGGCACGCACCGGAACGCTCCCTGTTCCGGCGGAGTGTCGGTCAGATAGAGAATGCCCTGCGTGCCGAACGGAATCGGTCGCGCCAAGCTCACGTCCCAATGCAGGTCCGATGCGCGAAACGTCTCGCCCGGGCGCAACGGCGGGTTGAAGCCGCCGCGATCGCACGTCACCCACAGGTCCGCCGTGCCCCACAGCTGCGCGAATGCCTTGTGGATCCGCGGCGAACGCCGGTTCGCGGTGAATGCGGGATGTTGGAACAACTGCAGCATGATTCCCTGCCCTCGATCCGCATACCACGTCGTCGGATCGTCGGGCCGCGCCGAGGTGTTTTCCCAGATCGCCGCCTCCGCCGCACGGCGCGATTCCTCCGGCACCGCGTCGTGCACGATCACGTAGCCGTGCTCTTCCCAATGCGCGAGGTCCTCGGCGCTCAACACCGGCGGCAGCGCGTCAATCTGCGCCAACCACGCCCGCGTCGCCGGCGGAGGCGGCTCGCCGCACAAGGCCGCGTTGAGCCGCGCCACCCGCGCCGGCTCCGGTTCGCCACTCGTCGCCACGACCCATTTCTCGAATTCCTCGAATGTCCTCGCCGACTCCATGATCTGCCGGCGCGCCTGCTCGAGGCCGAGACCGAGCGCATCGATCACCAGATGGTCGCGCTGGTCGTCGTCGAGATCGTCGCTGCGCCAGCCGCCGCGCGCCGCGCGCGCCCGCGTCCAGAGTCGTTTCAGATGCAGCACGCCGAGCGAGCCGGCTTCGTCGGAGGGCGCGAGAGGGATCGGTGGATTGCTCATAGTCGGAGTTCCAACAGGCGCGGCCCATCGCCCGAGACGCCCCGAGACTTGACGCCCGGATGCGCCTTTGTCGAGCCACCGCCGGTCAACCGCCCCGGCCCGCCGGGCCCCATGCCTTCGCGCAACTCCGTCGAACAACGCGCCTTGACCCTCTCGCCGCGCCACCCTGATTCTTGCCCGACGATGTGGTCTCGGGCCGTGACCAAACTTGCTACGCCGCGCCCTGAAGACGCGGTGGAGCGAAGCTCGCCCAATTTTCCTCCCTTACCAATCTCATGAGCAGTCGCGTCGCCTTCATCACCGGCATCACCGGCCAGGACGGCTCCTACCTCACCGAGTTCCTCCTCGCCCGCGGCTACGCCGTGCACGGCCTCGTGCGCCGCGCGAGCCTGTTCAATCGCTCGCGCATCGAGCATCTGCGCCACGATCCCGCGCTCGGCGGCCAATCGCTCTTCCTCCACTACGGCGATCTCAACGACACCACATCGCTCCGCCGCCTGTTCCGCGCCATCAAGCCCACCGAGGTCTACCACCTCGCCGGTCAGAGCCACGTCGGCCTAAGCTTCGAGATCCCCGAAGCCACCGTGCAGGAAGTCGCCAACGCCACGCTCGGCCTCCTCGAAATCCTCCGCGATCAGGAACACCCCGTGCGCTTCTACCACGCGTCGAGCTCGGAAATCTTCGGCACTCCCGCCGCCGCGCCGCAGAGCGAGGACACCCCGCTGCGCCCCACGAGCCCCTACGGTTGCGCCAAGGCCTTCGCAACCAACCTCGGCCGCGTCTACCGGGATTCCTACGGCCTGTTCGTCTGCAACGGCATCGCCTACAACCACGAGTCCCCGCGCCGCGGCGAAAATTTCGTCACGCGCAAAATCTCGCTCGCCGCCGCCCGCATCGCCCGCGGCCGCCAAAAGGAGCTCACGCTCGGCAACCTCGACGTCACACGCGACTGGGGCTACGCGCCCGAATACGTCGACGCGATGTGGCGCATGCTCCAACAGGAAAAACCCGGCGACTACGTCCTCGCCACCGGCGCGAGCCACACGCTCGGCGATTTTCTCGACGCCGCCTTCACCCACGTCGGCCTCGACTGGCGCGCGCACGTGACGACCGATCCGCGCTTCGTCCGCCCCGCCGAGCCGTTCCGCCTCGTCGGCGACGCCTCGCGCGCCCGCGCGCAACTCGGCTGGTCCGCGCAGACCAAACTCGCCGACCTCGCCCGCCTCATGGTCGACGCCGACCTCGCCGCGCTCGACGCCGCACCGTGATCGCCACGAACCGCCTCGCTTCGCGAGTGAGATCATGACTCCGCCCGTCGAACGCATCCTGCGCCCGCATCGCGGCTGGTTCCGTCTCGATCTCGCGCGCCTGCTCCAGCAACGCGACCTGTTGGTGCTGCTCGTGCGGCGCGATCTCGTCTCGCGTTACCAGCAGACGATCCTCGGCCCGCTCTGGTTCCTGCTCCAACCGCTGCTGCTCACCGGCGTGTTCGTCCTCGTCTTCAACCGCGGCCTCCGCACCTCGACCGACGGCGTGCCCGCGCACCTGTTCTACCTCTGCGGCATGTTGCTCTGGGCGTATTTCGCCAACGTCCTCGCCGGTGCCGGCAACACCTTCCAAGTGAACGCGTCGGTGTTCACCAAGGTCTATTTCCCCCGCCTCGTCGTGCCACTCGCCGTCGTGCTCGCCAGCCTCGCGCCGCTCGCTCTCCAAACGCTGCTCTTCCTCGCGTTCTACGTGCCCGCGCTGCTCGGCTCGCCCATGTGGCACCCGATCCCGGTCGCGCTCGCGCTGCTGCCACTCACGCTCGCCCAAGTCGCCTTGCTCGCCCTCGGCGTCAGCCTGCTCACTTCCGGCCTCTCGGCGAAATACCGCGACTTGCAGCACGCGCTGCCCTTCGTGGTGCAACTCTGGATGTTCGCCACGCCGGTGATCTATCCGCTCTCGCAACTCGGCCCGCTCGCGCGCTGGGTCGCCGCGCTCAATCCCCTCGCCTGCCCGGTCGAGATGCTGCGCTTCGCCTGCTTCGGCGCCGGCGCGGTCACGCCGCAACTCGCCGCGCTCTCGCTCGCCGGCACGCTGCTCGTCCTTGCGGCGGGCCTGTTCGTCTTCCAGCGCGCCGAGCGCACGTTTGCCGACACCGTCTGAGCCACGCGCCATGAGCCAGCCGATCATCGAGGTCCGCGGCGTTGCCAAGAGCTACCAGCTCGGCCGCATCGGCTTCACCAGCATGCGCGACGAAGTGGATCGCGCGTGGTCGCTCCTCACCGGGCGGCGCCGCGCGCGCGCGGCATCCGAGACGTTCTGGGCGCTGCGCGACATTTCCTTCGACGTCCAGCCCGGCGAAGTGCTTGGCCTGATCGGCCGCAACGGCGCGGGCAAATCCACGCTCCTCAAGATCCTCGGCGAGATCACCGATCCGACGGCCGGCGAAGTTCGCCTCCGCGGCCATGTCGCCTCGCTGCTCGAGGTCGGCACCGGCTTCCATCCGGAACTCAGCGGACGCGAAAACATTTTCCTCAACGGCGCGATCCTCGGCATGAAGCGCGCGGAGATCGCGCGGAAATTCGACGAGATCGTCGCCTTCGCCGAGATTGAGCGCTTCCTCGACACACCGGTGAAGCGTTATTCGAGCGGCATGTATGTGCGCCTCGCCTTCGCC
This window of the Candidatus Didemnitutus sp. genome carries:
- a CDS encoding vitamin K epoxide reductase family protein, translated to MINRLILWLSLAGMVLALHLWVQKARGFDQGCLGLTKPAAVAPAERGGCEEVGALPSSHLLGVSNAAWGYAFYFALALVSFAKIFMVPPWARRLHAAGEITVVVALIYSGYLVYTMAFVAHAWCVLCTLSAVVVAALAVLHGALRWRGGFAPVPESARLVELAAAGGGLFVATGVLVGVLLFVDRLGTRPLDQGKTRGEVEDIVGTALPKFIDAAKLREMRPCRFDDDGRVVPWRDFLSEGTPFVGKAGGPTVIVFYDPNCGHCAAYHPIFVRAMERFKDRARFTIRPRVLWDASVLQVAALQLAEGSGKYFELWQAMFDRPKDGSGNGASVEQIAAIFRRLGLDASDLAARLEAVRPQVLAAREQAKRADIGGVPAIYIEGRRVWSPNRGEDCLGKLIEKVGGSVSPPTGAR
- a CDS encoding lasso peptide biosynthesis PqqD family chaperone; this translates as MSALPPLALTTSVVRSSDQVSGDLDGKVVLLSIENGEYYNMNEVGSRIWALIEQPMTVAALVDRLLGEFEVERATCEREALAFLDQLQRDKLLRVVPSA
- a CDS encoding sulfotransferase domain-containing protein gives rise to the protein MKGIVWLASYPKSGNTWFRTFLTNFLRDADTPAQINALDGGPIASARGVFDEALGYDSGELTFEEIDALRPEVYLHQAREAKETLYCKVHDAYTFLSDGRALIPAEATAAALYFVRNPLDVAVSFAHHGGHDRFDRVIRQMARDENSFCETDATEANQLRQKLLSWSNHVRSWADAPGVRVHVVRYEDMKLRSEETFGAAARFAGLPDDPTRLKKAIEFSRFEELRAQEEKTGFAEKMARAKSFFRKGEIGSWREALTPQQVAQVVADHGDVMRRFGYLDANGELVF
- a CDS encoding phytanoyl-CoA dioxygenase family protein yields the protein MSNPPIPLAPSDEAGSLGVLHLKRLWTRARAARGGWRSDDLDDDQRDHLVIDALGLGLEQARRQIMESARTFEEFEKWVVATSGEPEPARVARLNAALCGEPPPPATRAWLAQIDALPPVLSAEDLAHWEEHGYVIVHDAVPEESRRAAEAAIWENTSARPDDPTTWYADRGQGIMLQLFQHPAFTANRRSPRIHKAFAQLWGTADLWVTCDRGGFNPPLRPGETFRASDLHWDVSLARPIPFGTQGILYLTDTPPEQGAFRCVPGFHRRLEAWLDALPTGTDPRQQDLHALGVKHIGGRAGDLVIWSDKLPHGASPNHGARPRIVQYLNMYPARRERNKVWL
- a CDS encoding GDP-mannose 4,6-dehydratase; translated protein: MSSRVAFITGITGQDGSYLTEFLLARGYAVHGLVRRASLFNRSRIEHLRHDPALGGQSLFLHYGDLNDTTSLRRLFRAIKPTEVYHLAGQSHVGLSFEIPEATVQEVANATLGLLEILRDQEHPVRFYHASSSEIFGTPAAAPQSEDTPLRPTSPYGCAKAFATNLGRVYRDSYGLFVCNGIAYNHESPRRGENFVTRKISLAAARIARGRQKELTLGNLDVTRDWGYAPEYVDAMWRMLQQEKPGDYVLATGASHTLGDFLDAAFTHVGLDWRAHVTTDPRFVRPAEPFRLVGDASRARAQLGWSAQTKLADLARLMVDADLAALDAAP
- a CDS encoding ABC transporter permease, translated to MTPPVERILRPHRGWFRLDLARLLQQRDLLVLLVRRDLVSRYQQTILGPLWFLLQPLLLTGVFVLVFNRGLRTSTDGVPAHLFYLCGMLLWAYFANVLAGAGNTFQVNASVFTKVYFPRLVVPLAVVLASLAPLALQTLLFLAFYVPALLGSPMWHPIPVALALLPLTLAQVALLALGVSLLTSGLSAKYRDLQHALPFVVQLWMFATPVIYPLSQLGPLARWVAALNPLACPVEMLRFACFGAGAVTPQLAALSLAGTLLVLAAGLFVFQRAERTFADTV